In the genome of Opitutia bacterium KCR 482, one region contains:
- a CDS encoding efflux RND transporter periplasmic adaptor subunit: MKKALIITLSALALCACEKKEVKKQSIPPTPAVLVKAEGRQVPAYISTLGTTASRSSVNVVAQVSGQISEIRFKQGDLVKKGDILAVIDKRPFAAAVKQAEGNLAQAKAQLKIDQLQVERNRTLAKDNYVDKQTFDTLVAKVEVDKGQVEACEAALETAKINLGWCDVAAPTDGKAGLFNIDAGNVVAAGSSIITTIEKVDELFVDFVIPSQRLHEVRKLMAASGGKLGITVSFIEDDKANLSRKAEVNVVLNKMRYETGTAILRGTLPNADGLFWPNQSVRVLFDLEKSDGVLVPDICVQTNKLGAYVYVATPYKGGVYIVKLVQVEKGQLYDNKTLRLVKGVKAGDLVVREVSQLRLQAGPFVYNATPDGVVIGADGKPLTTPEAVGKFMAESAQIADALRAEMMKAAAKQQGK, encoded by the coding sequence ATGAAGAAAGCATTGATAATTACCCTGTCGGCGCTCGCCCTTTGCGCGTGCGAAAAAAAGGAAGTAAAAAAGCAGTCGATTCCCCCGACTCCCGCGGTTCTCGTCAAGGCGGAGGGACGCCAAGTGCCGGCGTACATCTCGACTCTCGGCACGACAGCTTCGCGCAGCAGCGTAAACGTGGTGGCGCAGGTTTCGGGGCAGATTTCCGAAATCAGGTTCAAGCAGGGCGACCTTGTGAAAAAGGGCGACATTCTCGCGGTGATAGACAAGCGTCCGTTTGCCGCCGCCGTCAAACAGGCGGAGGGCAACCTTGCGCAGGCGAAAGCCCAGCTTAAAATAGACCAATTACAGGTGGAGCGCAACCGCACCCTCGCAAAGGACAACTATGTAGACAAGCAGACTTTCGACACCCTCGTCGCGAAAGTCGAAGTAGACAAGGGGCAGGTAGAGGCATGCGAGGCGGCTCTCGAAACCGCGAAAATCAACCTCGGCTGGTGCGACGTCGCCGCTCCCACGGACGGCAAGGCGGGGCTTTTCAACATCGACGCGGGCAACGTCGTTGCGGCCGGCTCTTCGATTATCACGACAATCGAAAAGGTGGACGAGCTTTTTGTGGACTTCGTCATTCCCTCGCAACGCCTCCACGAAGTGCGCAAGCTCATGGCGGCGTCTGGCGGCAAGCTCGGCATTACGGTTTCCTTTATAGAGGACGACAAGGCGAACCTCTCGCGCAAGGCGGAGGTCAACGTGGTGCTCAACAAAATGCGCTACGAAACGGGCACGGCAATTCTGCGCGGTACGCTCCCCAACGCCGACGGGCTTTTCTGGCCGAACCAGTCGGTCAGGGTGCTGTTCGACTTGGAGAAATCCGACGGCGTGCTTGTCCCAGACATATGCGTGCAGACAAACAAGCTCGGCGCGTACGTCTATGTTGCGACTCCCTACAAGGGCGGCGTCTACATCGTCAAGCTCGTTCAGGTCGAAAAGGGACAGCTTTACGACAACAAGACTTTGAGGCTCGTAAAGGGCGTGAAGGCGGGCGATTTGGTTGTGCGGGAAGTCAGCCAGCTCAGGCTTCAGGCGGGGCCTTTTGTTTATAACGCAACTCCCGACGGCGTCGTAATCGGCGCGGACGGCAAGCCGCTCACGACGCCCGAAGCCGTCGGCAAATTCATGGCGGAATCGGCGCAGATTGCCGACGCTCTCAGAGCCGAAATGATGAAGGCCGCCGCAAAACAACAGGGCAAATAA
- a CDS encoding efflux RND transporter permease subunit: MSDDTTPHATKSGGKSISDLFINRPVMTVLLSVAAAFFGIFCYKQMPVNALPGVDYPVIQVSVSYPGADPTIMGANIASPLEQQFMQIPGIEMITSRNSMGSTSIVLQFALSKNIDAAATDVQSAIQRAMGNLPADLPSPPSFTKDNPNDMPIYIISVTSDGMTAGEMYDYAYSQVAQQLNMVEGVSKVDIYAAPRAVRIEVDAKKLYNLGYTMSDLSAALSRSTNMIGAGNINGPTTQYVLFPDTQLSTAADYESLVVGFKDGSPIYLRDIAKALDSIQFDTLNISFFNRAAPATSATDSIAMGIRKRADGNAVTTVAGIKKMMEKFKTELPESIKLYEFYDGSKLIIDNINDVKETLMIAFVLVVFVIFMFLGRFRDTLIPTVALPFSILLTFIFMYAFGFSINNLSLMGITMAIGFLVDDAIVFLENTVRRMEDFGETPRVATFKSASEISFTILSMTLSLAAVFIPLAFMSGIMGRVFKEFSVTIIVATLMSGVVSLTLTPMLCSRVLQKRTKDYSDKTPVERVAHKLEAAFLRFYSPSLSWMLRQNVLTLAIMGACLYGVFYFASALPQIFFPTGDSGFMQGVFIMNTKTSPKEIGKMQDRISGIVSSNPAVKNFVMVSGVSAFINQNMGFGYIVLEDKDKRKPIAEVADEINGRIAMLPGVVSAFAPEPTLNISTGATSTQQGKYAYAITSMNQEKLYAAAENFEKFLSSKRGAFFSNIQKDLYLDNPQITLKPYRDKAAMVGLSVNSYSEVFRQSFAKSFFYLIKSPFQQYWSIMQDTLADDGFQDSLDDLNFSIDQYLTGGYPVKTLTGGGEEPNPAYTLSNLIPFGAVSTSELILAPIAINHLNNFPSVTFFFDLADGVAIGDVVNWVNAEAPKILPDGVNGMFIGEAVTFQQTMRSLMVLIGVAVFVMYVILGILYESYVHPWTVLSALPIAVVGGLASLWLFDMELSIYSAIGIFMLMGIVKKNGIMMIDFAIMREAGGMSPRDAVHEACMERFRPIIMTSFAALMGMLPIALGWGKADSESRIPLGVVVVGGLIFSQLITLYVTPVIYLWFDKFQRGVLDKIPFFARGHISYSNED; this comes from the coding sequence ATGTCCGACGACACAACCCCCCACGCGACGAAATCGGGCGGCAAATCGATTTCCGACCTCTTCATAAACCGTCCGGTCATGACGGTTTTGCTTTCCGTTGCCGCCGCGTTCTTCGGCATATTCTGCTACAAGCAGATGCCCGTAAACGCGCTCCCCGGCGTGGACTACCCCGTAATTCAGGTAAGCGTCAGCTACCCCGGCGCGGATCCGACCATTATGGGCGCGAACATCGCCTCTCCGCTCGAACAGCAGTTCATGCAGATTCCGGGCATCGAGATGATTACCAGCCGCAACAGCATGGGCTCTACGAGCATAGTGCTGCAATTTGCGCTCAGCAAAAACATCGACGCCGCGGCGACCGACGTGCAGAGCGCAATCCAGCGCGCAATGGGCAACCTCCCCGCCGACCTGCCGTCGCCGCCTTCGTTCACGAAGGACAATCCCAACGACATGCCCATTTACATCATCTCCGTCACAAGCGACGGCATGACAGCGGGCGAAATGTACGACTACGCGTATTCGCAGGTCGCGCAGCAGCTCAACATGGTCGAGGGCGTGTCGAAAGTCGATATTTACGCCGCCCCCCGCGCCGTGAGAATTGAGGTAGACGCAAAGAAGCTCTACAATCTTGGCTACACGATGTCGGACCTCTCCGCCGCGCTTTCGCGCTCGACGAACATGATTGGCGCGGGCAACATCAACGGCCCGACGACCCAGTACGTCCTCTTCCCCGATACCCAGCTTTCGACCGCCGCGGACTACGAATCGCTTGTGGTAGGCTTCAAGGACGGCTCGCCGATTTACCTGCGCGACATCGCCAAGGCTCTTGATTCAATCCAGTTCGACACGCTCAACATTTCGTTCTTCAACCGCGCCGCCCCCGCGACCTCCGCTACGGACTCAATCGCAATGGGCATCAGAAAACGCGCCGACGGCAACGCCGTGACCACCGTTGCGGGCATCAAAAAGATGATGGAAAAGTTCAAGACCGAACTTCCCGAATCAATCAAGCTCTACGAATTCTACGACGGCTCCAAGCTCATTATCGACAACATCAACGACGTAAAGGAAACGCTGATGATTGCGTTCGTGCTCGTAGTGTTCGTCATCTTCATGTTCCTCGGACGCTTCCGCGACACGCTCATTCCGACCGTCGCCCTGCCGTTCTCGATTCTGCTTACGTTCATTTTCATGTACGCTTTCGGGTTCTCTATAAACAACCTTTCGCTTATGGGAATTACGATGGCAATCGGCTTCCTTGTGGACGACGCTATCGTGTTTCTCGAAAACACCGTCCGCAGAATGGAAGACTTCGGCGAAACGCCGAGGGTTGCGACATTCAAATCGGCTTCGGAAATTTCGTTCACAATTCTCAGTATGACGCTTTCGCTGGCGGCGGTATTCATTCCGCTTGCGTTCATGAGCGGAATCATGGGGCGCGTCTTCAAGGAATTTTCGGTAACGATTATCGTGGCGACGCTCATGTCGGGCGTGGTGAGCCTTACGCTTACGCCGATGCTGTGCTCGCGCGTGCTCCAAAAACGCACAAAAGACTACTCCGACAAAACTCCCGTCGAGCGCGTGGCGCACAAGTTGGAGGCGGCGTTCCTGCGCTTCTATTCGCCGTCGCTCTCGTGGATGTTGCGCCAGAACGTGCTGACGCTCGCCATTATGGGCGCGTGTCTCTACGGCGTGTTCTACTTTGCCTCCGCGCTTCCGCAGATTTTCTTCCCCACGGGCGACAGCGGCTTCATGCAGGGCGTGTTCATCATGAACACAAAGACTTCGCCGAAGGAAATCGGCAAAATGCAGGATAGGATTTCCGGCATAGTTTCGTCGAATCCCGCGGTCAAGAATTTCGTCATGGTTTCGGGCGTCTCGGCGTTCATCAACCAGAACATGGGCTTCGGCTACATAGTTTTGGAGGACAAAGACAAACGCAAGCCGATTGCGGAGGTAGCCGACGAAATCAACGGGCGCATCGCAATGCTCCCTGGGGTTGTTTCGGCGTTCGCTCCCGAACCCACGCTCAACATTTCGACGGGCGCAACAAGCACACAGCAGGGCAAATACGCGTACGCAATAACCTCGATGAATCAGGAGAAACTCTACGCCGCCGCGGAGAATTTCGAGAAATTCCTGTCGTCGAAGCGCGGCGCGTTCTTCTCGAACATTCAGAAGGACTTGTACTTGGACAACCCGCAAATCACCCTCAAACCCTACCGCGACAAGGCGGCGATGGTGGGCTTGTCGGTAAATTCGTACTCGGAAGTGTTCAGGCAGTCTTTCGCAAAGTCGTTCTTCTACCTGATTAAATCGCCGTTCCAGCAGTATTGGTCAATCATGCAGGACACCCTCGCCGACGACGGTTTTCAGGACAGCCTCGACGACCTGAACTTCTCGATAGACCAGTACCTTACGGGCGGCTATCCCGTAAAGACGCTCACCGGCGGCGGCGAAGAGCCGAACCCCGCCTACACGCTCTCGAACCTCATTCCCTTCGGCGCGGTTTCCACGAGCGAGCTTATCCTTGCGCCGATTGCAATCAACCACCTCAACAACTTCCCGTCGGTAACATTCTTCTTCGACCTCGCTGACGGCGTCGCAATCGGCGACGTCGTGAACTGGGTGAACGCCGAAGCCCCGAAAATTCTGCCCGACGGCGTGAACGGCATGTTCATCGGCGAGGCGGTTACATTCCAGCAGACAATGCGCAGCCTCATGGTTCTCATCGGGGTGGCGGTGTTCGTGATGTACGTCATCTTGGGCATTCTCTACGAGAGCTACGTCCACCCGTGGACGGTGCTTTCCGCGCTCCCGATTGCGGTCGTGGGCGGCTTGGCGAGCCTCTGGCTGTTCGATATGGAGCTTTCGATTTACTCGGCAATCGGCATTTTCATGCTCATGGGCATTGTAAAGAAAAACGGCATCATGATGATCGACTTTGCAATCATGCGCGAGGCAGGCGGCATGAGCCCGCGCGACGCAGTCCACGAGGCATGCATGGAACGCTTCCGCCCGATTATCATGACGTCGTTCGCGGCGCTCATGGGCATGCTCCCGATTGCGCTCGGCTGGGGCAAGGCGGACTCCGAAAGCCGCATTCCGCTCGGAGTTGTAGTGGTCGGCGGGCTGATATTCTCGCAGCTGATTACCCTCTATGTAACCCCCGTTATCTACCTGTGGTTCGACAAGTTCCAGCGCGGCGTTCTCGATAAAATTCCGTTCTTCGCTCGCGGACACATCTCATATTCAAACGAGGACTGA
- a CDS encoding TolC family protein — protein MKNRILAFSAVSAAAFACGCVNVDREVAETPSVYWKAPKDAMPSEYYKPSQIKTDKIEKSEDATEKAQKGGEAASDGAQKAAPRNLTPSEKLLAGGELTLPELIDIALENNPTTRMYWFQAKQYAAAQGKAEASYYPQVSVGAQVYRDKTKTSAASLVPVGAYYETAYGPSAQISWLLFDFGKREAQVESAREALRAANFEYNQALQDVFLNVNVAFFRYYAALGSVKAAQLDVEDSKTSYESADRKLRDGVGNKQDMLNALASLRTAEFTLESKKSDVETARANLANAMGVNAADLRNISENVNIPTASEKRIDELVAQAMRSRQSLLAGYAKLRKTQSDVKTAKRDFLPQLNAQGSASYMWYTETPREDAYQYQFGLAASWSIFEGFARKYELIGAKAAERAQAQQLKAEEISIISDIWAYYHVYQSSLKQIASSEASVEAASEAYEATKIGFANGVNSITDLLNAQTRLASARQSNVNARSSLAIAVARLSHAVGAVSANGI, from the coding sequence ATGAAAAACAGAATTCTGGCATTTTCCGCAGTCTCTGCCGCGGCTTTCGCGTGCGGTTGCGTGAATGTTGACAGGGAGGTCGCCGAAACGCCGTCCGTCTATTGGAAAGCTCCGAAAGACGCAATGCCTTCCGAATACTACAAGCCGTCGCAGATAAAAACCGACAAAATAGAGAAGTCGGAAGACGCTACCGAAAAGGCGCAAAAGGGCGGGGAGGCGGCGTCGGACGGCGCGCAAAAAGCCGCGCCGCGCAACCTTACGCCCTCCGAAAAACTGCTTGCCGGCGGCGAACTTACGCTTCCCGAACTCATCGACATCGCCCTCGAAAACAACCCCACAACCCGCATGTATTGGTTTCAGGCAAAGCAGTACGCGGCGGCGCAGGGCAAGGCGGAGGCGTCGTACTACCCGCAGGTTTCGGTCGGGGCGCAGGTCTACCGCGACAAAACAAAGACGAGCGCGGCAAGCCTCGTGCCCGTCGGCGCGTACTACGAAACCGCCTACGGGCCGTCGGCGCAGATAAGCTGGCTGCTGTTCGACTTCGGCAAGCGCGAGGCGCAGGTCGAATCCGCCCGCGAGGCTCTACGCGCGGCGAACTTCGAATACAATCAGGCTTTGCAGGACGTGTTCCTTAACGTAAACGTGGCGTTCTTCCGGTACTACGCGGCTTTGGGAAGCGTCAAGGCGGCGCAGCTCGACGTGGAGGACTCCAAAACTTCGTACGAATCGGCAGACCGCAAACTGCGCGACGGCGTCGGCAACAAGCAGGACATGCTGAACGCGCTGGCGTCGCTTAGAACCGCAGAGTTCACGCTCGAAAGCAAAAAGTCAGACGTGGAGACCGCCCGCGCAAACCTCGCAAACGCAATGGGCGTCAACGCCGCCGACCTCCGCAACATTTCGGAGAACGTCAATATTCCCACGGCGTCGGAAAAGAGGATAGACGAGCTTGTCGCGCAGGCGATGAGGTCGAGGCAGTCGCTGCTGGCGGGCTACGCCAAGTTGCGCAAAACGCAAAGCGACGTCAAAACCGCCAAGCGCGACTTCCTTCCCCAACTGAACGCGCAGGGCAGCGCGTCGTACATGTGGTACACCGAGACCCCGCGCGAGGACGCCTACCAGTACCAGTTCGGGCTTGCCGCAAGCTGGAGCATTTTCGAGGGCTTTGCCCGCAAATACGAGCTTATCGGCGCAAAGGCCGCCGAACGCGCTCAGGCGCAACAGCTTAAAGCGGAGGAAATTTCGATTATCTCCGACATCTGGGCGTACTACCACGTCTACCAAAGCTCGCTCAAACAGATTGCAAGCTCGGAGGCGAGCGTGGAGGCGGCGTCGGAGGCGTACGAGGCTACGAAAATCGGCTTTGCAAACGGTGTAAATTCAATCACCGACCTGCTGAACGCGCAGACCCGTCTGGCGTCGGCAAGACAGTCGAACGTCAACGCGCGGTCGTCGCTTGCGATTGCCGTCGCAAGGCTCTCGCACGCGGTCGGAGCGGTTTCGGCAAACGGAATTTAG
- the shc gene encoding squalene--hopene cyclase, which produces MQESKQEVSKPKTIRETLRAAIDWVKIRQADDGMWCGPLETNCCMEAQWILAMKFIDFDDHKKTKVLQYILDRQREDGSWDVYYGSEQGDINTTLECYFALRVSGFDPDEPALAKARKWLIENKWTERIRVFTKYWLALFGEWPWAHTPVIPPEIVFLPKWCPFNIYDFASWARATMMPITILCSRRPIKELPENLRLDELFPEGRDKVDYRLQRKSHKAISWDNLFMKLDHALHAYNRFPIKPFRESAIKLVLQWMLEHQDEDGAWGGIQPPWIYGILTMYVEGFSLDQINMSRAIDAFNLHWQVPRGEGIMLQASESPVWDTFLTMISLMDAGETPGTSPELLKALDYVLAKENRYHGDWSVMVGKHVEPGGWAFERANNYYPDIDDAAIAICALKRIQKLLPRESTRARRVDSAIRRTVNWILAMQNPNGGWAAFDRDNTRELVTKIPFADFGEMLDPPSADLTGHVVEALAMCGFSRNHPAIARAIKFMYDEQEDDGSWFGRWGVNYIYGTCGVLPALTAVGDTKETPQIRRALEWLASKQNADGGWGESIASYMEPKYSGTGIPSTASQTAWALMAIMSADDKNYDECIARGCKFLCDSQRADGTWDEPYYTGTGFPGYGLGAKVDLRKGAPLPQGKELARGFMLNYNWYRHYFPITALGRAEKYLASRKQGK; this is translated from the coding sequence ATGCAGGAAAGCAAACAGGAAGTATCGAAACCCAAAACAATCCGCGAAACTTTGCGCGCGGCGATAGACTGGGTGAAAATCAGACAGGCGGACGACGGCATGTGGTGCGGCCCGCTCGAAACAAACTGCTGCATGGAGGCGCAGTGGATTCTTGCGATGAAATTCATCGACTTCGACGACCACAAAAAGACGAAAGTCCTCCAATACATTCTCGACAGGCAGCGCGAGGATGGCAGCTGGGACGTCTACTACGGCTCGGAGCAGGGCGACATCAACACGACCCTCGAATGCTACTTCGCACTCCGCGTCAGCGGCTTCGATCCCGACGAGCCCGCGCTTGCAAAAGCCCGCAAATGGCTCATCGAAAACAAGTGGACAGAGCGCATCCGCGTGTTCACAAAATATTGGCTTGCGCTGTTCGGCGAATGGCCGTGGGCGCACACGCCCGTGATTCCGCCCGAAATCGTTTTCCTGCCCAAATGGTGCCCGTTCAATATTTACGACTTCGCTTCGTGGGCGCGCGCCACAATGATGCCAATCACAATTCTCTGCTCGCGCCGCCCGATTAAAGAGCTGCCCGAAAACCTCCGCCTCGACGAGCTTTTCCCCGAAGGCCGCGACAAGGTTGACTACCGCCTGCAACGCAAGAGCCACAAGGCGATAAGCTGGGACAACCTCTTCATGAAGCTCGACCACGCCCTACACGCGTACAACCGCTTCCCGATTAAGCCGTTCAGAGAGTCGGCAATCAAGCTCGTGCTCCAATGGATGCTCGAGCACCAAGACGAGGACGGCGCGTGGGGCGGCATTCAGCCCCCGTGGATTTACGGCATTCTCACGATGTATGTCGAGGGCTTCTCGCTCGACCAAATCAATATGTCGCGGGCAATCGACGCGTTCAACCTGCACTGGCAGGTGCCCCGCGGCGAGGGCATAATGCTGCAAGCTTCCGAAAGCCCCGTTTGGGACACTTTCCTTACGATGATTTCGCTCATGGACGCTGGCGAAACCCCCGGAACTTCCCCCGAGCTTCTCAAAGCTCTCGACTACGTTCTGGCTAAGGAAAACCGCTACCACGGCGACTGGTCCGTGATGGTGGGCAAGCACGTCGAGCCCGGCGGCTGGGCGTTCGAACGCGCCAACAACTACTACCCCGACATCGACGACGCGGCAATCGCAATCTGCGCGCTCAAACGCATTCAAAAACTTCTTCCGCGCGAAAGCACGCGCGCGCGCCGCGTAGACTCGGCAATCCGCAGAACCGTCAACTGGATTCTTGCAATGCAGAACCCGAACGGCGGCTGGGCGGCTTTCGACCGCGACAACACGCGCGAGCTTGTTACAAAAATTCCCTTCGCCGACTTCGGAGAAATGCTCGACCCTCCCAGCGCGGACCTCACGGGGCACGTCGTCGAAGCCCTCGCAATGTGCGGGTTCTCGCGCAACCACCCCGCAATCGCCCGCGCAATAAAATTCATGTACGACGAGCAGGAGGACGACGGCTCGTGGTTCGGACGCTGGGGCGTCAACTACATCTACGGCACTTGCGGAGTTCTGCCGGCGCTTACGGCTGTCGGCGACACTAAGGAGACGCCGCAAATCCGCCGCGCCCTCGAATGGCTTGCCTCAAAGCAGAACGCCGACGGCGGCTGGGGCGAAAGCATAGCCTCGTACATGGAGCCGAAATATTCGGGCACGGGCATTCCCTCGACGGCGTCGCAGACCGCATGGGCGCTCATGGCGATTATGTCGGCGGACGACAAAAACTACGACGAATGCATCGCCCGCGGCTGCAAATTCCTGTGCGATTCCCAACGCGCCGACGGCACTTGGGACGAACCCTATTACACGGGCACGGGCTTCCCCGGCTACGGACTCGGCGCAAAGGTGGATTTGCGCAAGGGCGCGCCGCTCCCGCAGGGCAAGGAGCTTGCCCGCGGCTTCATGCTCAACTACAACTGGTACAGACACTATTTCCCGATTACCGCGCTAGGACGCGCCGAAAAATATTTGGCATCACGCAAGCAAGGAAAATAG
- a CDS encoding PfkB family carbohydrate kinase, with the protein MKKIISFGEILWDVFPDGKVLGGAPLNSAYYCSSLGADAKIVGAVGRDANGMGALETMSARGLSTELVSANARPTGEAKVLLDSSGSATYEFLKDCAWDFIEYEPRAAEAAASADAFSFGTLAQRSQVSRNTLAKLLDACSASCLKVLDVNLRLDFYNREILDFSLSRADVAKMNEYELDEICKIFRYEGDSLMRAKFVFGAFNLKYLILTRGSEGYTVFEKGGMFMGKAKQVKIVDTVGAGDAFLAGFTMSLLGGGGAEEAAEKGSQLAAKVCSHRGAFCL; encoded by the coding sequence ATGAAGAAAATAATATCGTTCGGAGAGATTTTGTGGGACGTTTTTCCCGACGGAAAAGTCCTCGGCGGCGCGCCGCTCAACTCGGCCTATTATTGTTCGAGCCTCGGCGCGGACGCAAAAATCGTGGGCGCGGTCGGGCGCGACGCCAACGGAATGGGCGCGCTCGAAACAATGTCGGCGCGGGGGCTTTCTACCGAACTCGTGTCGGCAAACGCGCGTCCCACGGGAGAGGCAAAGGTTTTGCTCGATTCTTCGGGAAGCGCGACCTACGAATTTTTGAAAGACTGCGCGTGGGACTTCATCGAATACGAACCCCGCGCCGCCGAAGCCGCGGCGTCCGCCGACGCGTTCTCGTTCGGCACTCTCGCCCAGCGTTCGCAGGTTTCGCGCAACACGCTCGCAAAACTTCTCGACGCGTGTTCCGCCTCGTGCCTCAAAGTGCTCGACGTCAATCTGCGCCTCGATTTCTACAACCGCGAAATTCTCGACTTTTCGCTGTCCCGCGCGGACGTCGCAAAAATGAACGAGTACGAGCTTGACGAGATCTGCAAGATTTTCCGCTACGAGGGCGACTCCCTCATGCGGGCAAAATTCGTTTTCGGCGCGTTCAACCTGAAATACCTAATCCTCACGCGCGGAAGCGAGGGCTACACCGTTTTCGAAAAGGGCGGCATGTTCATGGGCAAGGCAAAGCAGGTGAAAATTGTCGATACCGTCGGCGCGGGCGACGCGTTTCTTGCCGGCTTTACGATGTCGCTGCTCGGCGGCGGCGGCGCGGAGGAAGCGGCGGAAAAAGGCTCGCAACTCGCGGCGAAAGTCTGCTCGCACAGGGGCGCGTTCTGCCTGTAA
- the gmk gene encoding guanylate kinase yields the protein MSGKNIILIISGPAGSGKNTVAERLISEFGNVKRVITSTSRPPRGAEIDGVDYHFLSPEAFEKAIANGEFYEYAKVHDRYYGTSKKAVHDSLAAGNDLVLIIDVQGADTWRKIASQNPEIAERLTSVFVAPDSIAELRKRLVGRATESEADIDRRMKTAVDEFKQADKFDRRIESKTKDEDYAALKKIYLELKNR from the coding sequence ATGTCCGGCAAAAACATAATTTTAATCATCAGCGGCCCCGCGGGAAGCGGCAAAAACACCGTCGCCGAAAGGCTGATTTCCGAGTTCGGGAACGTCAAGCGCGTAATCACAAGCACCTCGCGCCCGCCGCGCGGCGCGGAAATCGACGGCGTAGACTACCACTTTCTTTCGCCCGAAGCCTTCGAAAAGGCAATCGCAAACGGCGAATTCTACGAATACGCAAAAGTGCACGACCGCTACTACGGAACGTCGAAAAAGGCGGTTCACGACAGCCTTGCGGCGGGCAACGACCTTGTCCTCATCATCGACGTTCAGGGCGCGGACACATGGCGGAAAATCGCCTCGCAAAACCCCGAAATCGCCGAAAGGCTCACAAGCGTTTTCGTCGCGCCCGACTCCATCGCAGAGCTTCGCAAGCGGCTCGTCGGCCGCGCCACGGAGTCCGAAGCCGACATCGACCGCCGCATGAAAACCGCTGTCGACGAATTCAAGCAGGCGGACAAATTCGACAGGCGCATTGAATCGAAGACGAAAGACGAAGACTACGCCGCCCTCAAAAAAATCTATTTGGAGCTGAAAAACCGATAG
- a CDS encoding acyl-ACP thioesterase domain-containing protein → MENSHKTSYKVRIADADRFGRLKAPALLQMLQEIATEHAEILGVAYNDLKPKNLGWALSKIAVEIERTPRWGERVRIETWASDRDRIATYREFAATDADGKSLFTARSQWLLFDVLARRIAKLDRLPDWPRNPAHANAVSFDEKFGKPDESAPNLSVRKFETLNDNIDLNGHVNNTVFAVWASETVPDSFAELRKPAKIFASFMEEVQPKSAVSVVGEVRGESTYASIRSETGREHARVRIDWQMA, encoded by the coding sequence ATGGAAAATTCGCACAAAACAAGCTACAAGGTGAGAATTGCCGACGCCGACAGATTCGGGCGGCTCAAAGCTCCCGCGCTCCTGCAAATGTTGCAGGAAATCGCCACCGAGCACGCCGAAATTCTCGGAGTTGCCTACAACGACCTCAAACCGAAAAACCTCGGCTGGGCGCTCTCGAAAATCGCCGTTGAAATCGAAAGAACTCCGCGCTGGGGAGAGCGCGTCCGCATCGAAACGTGGGCGTCCGACCGCGACAGAATCGCGACCTACCGCGAGTTCGCGGCAACCGACGCCGACGGCAAGTCCCTCTTCACGGCGCGTTCGCAGTGGCTGCTCTTCGACGTGCTCGCAAGGCGCATCGCAAAGCTCGACAGACTGCCCGACTGGCCGCGCAACCCCGCCCACGCAAACGCGGTCTCCTTCGACGAAAAATTCGGCAAGCCCGACGAGTCCGCCCCGAATCTTAGCGTCCGCAAATTCGAAACGCTCAACGACAACATCGACCTAAACGGGCACGTCAACAACACCGTGTTCGCCGTCTGGGCTTCGGAAACCGTGCCCGACAGTTTCGCCGAACTCCGCAAGCCCGCAAAAATTTTCGCAAGCTTCATGGAGGAGGTTCAGCCGAAATCGGCGGTGTCCGTCGTCGGTGAGGTGCGCGGCGAATCAACCTACGCGTCAATCCGCTCCGAAACGGGGCGGGAGCACGCCCGCGTGAGGATTGACTGGCAAATGGCTTGA